A region of Thermobifida halotolerans DNA encodes the following proteins:
- a CDS encoding DUF4383 domain-containing protein: protein MSVPEANRGAFSNFNSPVQKAALAFGVVFLLVGVLGFIPGITTNYDQMQFAGHESEAMLLGVFQVSVLHNIVHLLFGIAGVAMARTFNAARIFLIGGGAIYLLLWLYGLFVNEESAANFVPLNAADDWLHFFLTVSMIGLGVLLGRRSVGAGPKRAPASPRT from the coding sequence ATGTCCGTTCCCGAAGCGAACCGCGGTGCCTTCTCGAACTTCAATTCCCCGGTCCAGAAGGCGGCACTCGCGTTCGGCGTGGTCTTCCTGCTGGTCGGCGTCCTGGGGTTCATCCCCGGCATCACCACCAACTACGACCAGATGCAGTTCGCCGGACACGAGTCCGAGGCGATGCTGTTAGGCGTGTTCCAGGTGTCGGTCCTGCACAACATCGTCCACCTGCTGTTCGGAATCGCCGGTGTGGCCATGGCCAGGACCTTCAACGCGGCCCGGATCTTCCTGATCGGTGGTGGCGCGATCTACCTGCTGCTGTGGCTGTACGGCCTGTTCGTCAACGAGGAGTCGGCGGCGAACTTCGTGCCGCTGAACGCCGCTGACGACTGGCTGCACTTCTTCCTGACCGTCAGCATGATCGGCCTGGGAGTTCTCCTGGGACGGCGTTCCGTCGGCGCGGGACCGAAGCGCGCCCCGGCGTCTCCCCGCACGTAG
- a CDS encoding ABC transporter ATP-binding protein: MEALFAPEEQEALTGPLLRVHDLRRSFTVSGTTVDVLRGCSLEVARGEVVAVVGQSGSGKSTLLNIIGLLDSADSGEHVFDGVDVSRLREGRRARLRNERIGFVFQQFHLLERRSALANVSVPMVLAGVPLARRRAAAKELLEAMGLGHRVSSQPHQLSGGEQQRVALARALSLNPALILADEPTGALDQASSTMIMDQLLGQARSRNTAVIVVTHDPEVAARTDRTVTIVDGRIH, translated from the coding sequence GTGGAGGCTCTCTTCGCCCCCGAGGAGCAGGAGGCTTTGACCGGTCCCCTGCTGCGCGTCCACGACCTGCGGCGCAGCTTCACGGTCTCGGGAACCACCGTCGACGTTCTCAGGGGCTGCTCGCTGGAGGTGGCCCGGGGCGAGGTCGTGGCCGTGGTCGGGCAGTCCGGGTCGGGCAAGTCCACGCTGCTCAACATCATCGGGTTGCTGGACAGCGCGGACTCGGGCGAGCACGTGTTCGACGGCGTCGACGTGTCCCGGCTGCGCGAGGGGCGGCGCGCCCGGCTGCGCAACGAGCGGATCGGTTTTGTCTTCCAGCAGTTCCACCTGCTGGAGCGGCGCAGCGCGCTGGCCAACGTGAGCGTTCCCATGGTGCTGGCGGGGGTGCCGCTGGCGCGTCGCCGCGCCGCCGCGAAGGAGCTGCTGGAAGCGATGGGGCTGGGCCACCGGGTCTCCTCCCAGCCGCACCAGCTGTCCGGCGGCGAGCAGCAGCGGGTGGCGCTCGCCAGGGCGTTGAGCCTGAACCCCGCGCTGATCCTCGCGGACGAGCCCACGGGGGCGCTGGACCAGGCCAGCAGCACGATGATCATGGACCAGTTGCTCGGGCAGGCCCGCTCCCGGAACACGGCGGTGATCGTGGTCACCCACGACCCCGAGGTGGCCGCCCGCACCGACCGGACCGTCACCATCGTCGACGGACGCATCCACTAG
- a CDS encoding efflux RND transporter periplasmic adaptor subunit: MKKWIILGLAVAVLLGGLGFGGYVLFSSGVSASAPESPDAGPVAAGQPVEVRRADIESRVVLDATIVAEPGVAVKARTGGTVARVWLADGQSVEQGAPVVTLTVPGAGGEETGQAPATETVVRAPATGTLSGLGDLAVGDPVEPGEIARITEDEFRAVASVDPNDVYRFYDEPDEILLQIDQGPAPEACEFLSLGAGSAAPQDSGGASDGEAGGGPEGALELACRVPDGLRVFPGVRGRLSIVTGQAKNALVVPMTAVRGAVDEGEVLLVLDDGSTQVREVELGISDGENIEVVSGLSPGDRVVDPVPLAEEFDVPADPSEEYGESGAWMMEE, encoded by the coding sequence GTGAAGAAGTGGATCATCCTCGGTCTGGCCGTGGCCGTGCTGTTGGGCGGGTTGGGGTTCGGCGGCTACGTGCTGTTCTCCTCCGGCGTCTCCGCGTCCGCACCGGAGAGCCCGGACGCGGGGCCCGTCGCCGCGGGGCAGCCGGTCGAGGTACGGCGCGCGGACATCGAGTCCCGGGTGGTACTGGACGCCACGATCGTCGCAGAGCCCGGGGTCGCGGTGAAGGCCCGGACGGGTGGGACCGTGGCACGTGTCTGGCTGGCCGACGGGCAGAGCGTCGAGCAGGGCGCTCCCGTCGTGACCCTCACCGTGCCGGGTGCGGGCGGGGAGGAGACCGGGCAGGCCCCCGCGACCGAGACGGTTGTCCGGGCGCCCGCCACCGGGACCCTGTCCGGGCTGGGCGACCTCGCGGTCGGCGACCCGGTGGAACCCGGTGAGATCGCACGGATCACCGAGGACGAGTTCCGTGCGGTGGCCTCGGTCGACCCCAACGACGTCTACCGGTTCTACGACGAACCCGACGAGATCCTGCTGCAGATCGATCAGGGACCGGCACCCGAGGCCTGCGAGTTCCTCTCACTGGGGGCTGGCTCCGCCGCTCCGCAGGACTCCGGCGGCGCCTCGGACGGCGAAGCGGGCGGCGGCCCGGAGGGAGCGCTCGAACTGGCCTGCCGGGTTCCCGACGGGCTGCGGGTGTTTCCCGGCGTACGGGGCCGGTTGTCGATCGTGACCGGTCAGGCGAAGAACGCGCTGGTCGTTCCCATGACGGCGGTGCGGGGAGCGGTCGACGAGGGTGAGGTCCTCCTCGTTCTCGACGACGGGTCGACCCAGGTCCGCGAGGTCGAGCTGGGGATCTCCGACGGGGAGAACATCGAGGTGGTCTCCGGACTGAGCCCCGGCGACCGGGTCGTGGACCCGGTTCCGCTGGCCGAGGAGTTCGACGTCCCAGCTGATCCCTCCGAGGAGTACGGGGAGTCGGGCGCCTGGATGATGGAGGAGTGA